DNA from Candidatus Poribacteria bacterium:
AGTAGTGAACGTGTCGCCACCAGTCCTCTCGTCCAGAGAGGAGTGCAATTGCCATCGCTCCGAGCGCACCGGCGAGTGCTGCACCATATTCATGCCCGAAGTTGCCGCGTATCCCCCATCCAACACATACAGATAATCCACACAAAAGCACCATCTGCCACGGGATAATTGCCATGTCCATACCTATAACCTCCATCTTACACGCAATTTGTTGTATCTATTATGAGCGTTTTTGCTTTTATTGTCAACTTCCCAATTACCCTCGTCTTTCTGTAGGAACGCGCTGTGCTCGCGATGTTTCCCAACTGATGATTGATAGTCTCTCTTGCTCAAAACTGACGACTGAAAACTGAAAACTATAAATTGCATCTATTTCGCGTATATGATACGATAGACGCATAGAAAGCGTTATCTGCCGGAGGTAAAAGATATGAGGCGTATACGGATAGGTGTTGTCGGATGTGGCGCAATCGCGCAAGTTCATCATCTCCCCAATCTCACCGCACTTCATCGGGAATTTGAGGTATCCATCGTTTGCGATCTTTCACAGGGCGCAGCACAAGCAGTCTCGAAACGGTTCAATGTCCCGCAATATGTAACGGATTACAATGCGTTGCTCAGCTCAGATGTGGATGCCGTTCTGCTGTGCCACGGGGATCCAAAGACGGAAGTCGCACTCGCTGCGTTTAAGGCGGGGAAACATGTTTTCATTGAAAAACCCGTCTGTTTTTCACTTCAAGAAATGGATACGATGCTCGCCGCCCAACGTGAAGCAGACACCGTCGCACAAGCCGGGTATATGAAGGTCCATGATCCAGCCTTCCAATTCGCCAAGCGTGAAGTGGATGCAATGGAGAGTTATCGTTTTGTGCAGATCAACCATCTCCATCCGAATAACAGTTTACACCTGAGCCAATTCGATGTCGAGCGGTTTGACGATGTTCCTACGGACGCATTTAAGCCTGCCGGCGCGGCACGTGAACAAGCACAGGCAGAAGCCATTGGTGATGTCCTTTCACAAGCCGGACTCGAAAGCGACATCCAAAGCAAGGCAGCGCGGGTGTTCTACTTGCTTGCGGGTAGCATGATTCACGACATCTACAGTTTACGGGTAATGCTCGGTTCGCCGAGTGAGGTGGTGAGCGCGGAAGTCTGGGCGGAAGGACGCGGTGTGACGATCGTGTTTGGGTATCCGAACGGTGCACGCTGTGTCGCGACATGGGTCGATCTGCCGGATCTCTGGGACTTTAAAGAAACGCTGGAAATCTACGGCGACACCAAACGCGTGATTGTCTCCTATCCGACCGGTTTTTCACGGGGTATCCTGTCAGAGGTAACGATACACGGGATAGATACCGATGGCACGACCTATAGCAAGACACCGGCTATTGAATGGGAGAGCGCGTTTGTGCGGGAATTGCGTCATTTCCATGCGTGTATCACACAAGGTGAACCGTGTTATACCTCGCTGGAATCCGCGCGGAACGACATCGCACTCATTATTGACATTGTGCGGTGCTATGCCGAACGAAAACCTATTGTATGTGAAAAAGGATAGATGTATTGAAAGGACGAGAAGTCTGGGTAGATATGGAAACCCACCCAGACAAATGTATGTGTCGCGATCCAGAGATCGCGCTTACTTCGGAATTATTCCTGTTCCACGGGTTCCGCGGGTTCCATCGGTTGCTCTGGTTCTGCTGGCATCATGCCATCATCCATGTCCTCCCCTTTTATCGTGACCGTTGTATCTCTGGAACCCGTTACAATAAAGCCATCGATAGTGAGTTCTGCCTCAACGGTCGGTGGGGGGCCGATGTCTTCTGGAAGCGGAAGTTCATCTAACGGTGGGAATCCTTCAGGCAAACGGAAGTCTCCTGGTATTTCACCGTCTCCATCGCCATCACCGTTTCCGTCCTCTTCAGGCATTTCACCATCACCCTGATCACCTTCATCACCCTCTTCAGGCATTTCACCGTCTTCTGGTGGCAAGAACCCTTCAGGCAGTGGGAAATCCCCTGGCGGTAATCCAGGGAAACCGCCACTAAAACCGGCAGGGGTCAGTGTTACCGTGATGAGACCCGGATCCACTTGATTTTCTTCCATCCGTTTGATGAGTTCATCCAGATTTTGTGGAACAGGTTTCTCCTCTTCGTCCCCGAATCCACCAAATCCGAAATCTAAGATAGCATCAGGGGGTGGTGCGAATTCCCCGCCAGGAATAAAA
Protein-coding regions in this window:
- a CDS encoding Gfo/Idh/MocA family oxidoreductase: MRRIRIGVVGCGAIAQVHHLPNLTALHREFEVSIVCDLSQGAAQAVSKRFNVPQYVTDYNALLSSDVDAVLLCHGDPKTEVALAAFKAGKHVFIEKPVCFSLQEMDTMLAAQREADTVAQAGYMKVHDPAFQFAKREVDAMESYRFVQINHLHPNNSLHLSQFDVERFDDVPTDAFKPAGAAREQAQAEAIGDVLSQAGLESDIQSKAARVFYLLAGSMIHDIYSLRVMLGSPSEVVSAEVWAEGRGVTIVFGYPNGARCVATWVDLPDLWDFKETLEIYGDTKRVIVSYPTGFSRGILSEVTIHGIDTDGTTYSKTPAIEWESAFVRELRHFHACITQGEPCYTSLESARNDIALIIDIVRCYAERKPIVCEKG